The Anabaena sp. PCC 7108 region CTTGGGTAAGGATTTATCCAAGGTAAAAATAGCTGAAGTGATGACCCAGCCAGTTATCACCTTGAAACAATCAAATTTTCAGGATATTCTGACAGTCTTATTACTTTTTAAGAAATATCAAATTCATCATTTACCGATTGTCGATGATCAAGAAAAATTGTTAGGAATAGTCACTGAATCTGGTTTGTTACAAGAGTTAGATTTAGTTAAAATGTTAGGTGTAATTGAAGACGAGATTTGCTTACGCAAACAAACAGAATCAATGTTACGTGGACTGACTGATGATTTAGAAAAAAGGGTAGCAGAACGCACAGTAGAATTAATAGTTACAAATCAAAATCTCCAACAAGAAATTACTGAGCGAAAACAAGCAGAAGCCTCAAGAACAGAAAGTGAAGAGCGACTGAACTTAGCTTTAGAAGCTGGCAAAATGGGTATATGGGATTGGAACATCACTACAAATAAATATCTGTGGTGTATCAATATGGGAACGCTACATGGACTACCAAACAACAGCTTATCTCCAAACATTGAAAGCTTTCTAGATTTAGTTCATCCTGAAGATCGGAAGTCTTTTATAAAGTCTGTAACTGACTCGATTCAGCAAGGAAGCGGATTTTGTGCTGAATATCGAGCAGTTTGGCCTGATGGTAGTCTACACTGGTTAAAATGTAAAGGCAAAGTCTTCTACAATGAAACAGGTCAGCCGCAGCGGATGGTTGGTGCAACCATAGACATATCTGAGAGCAAGAAGACAGCACAGCAAATCTATGAACAAGCAGCCCTATTAGATATCGCTACAGACGCGATTTTTGTCCGAGATTTCCAAATGGATATCTTATTTTGGAATCAAGGTGCAGAGCGGATATATGGTTGGCAGATTCATGAAGCCTTGGGTAAAAACCTGAAGGATATTTTTCACGTCACAACTTCTTATGAAGAAGAGGTAATTGCACTTAAAGCCGTAATTAAACATGGCTCTTGGCTGGGTGAATTATCAAAAGTAACTAAATCTGGTCAGGAAATTATTGTTGAAAGTCGCTGGACATTGATGTTTGATACTGAAGGGTCTCCCAAATCTATCTTGATTGTAGATACTGACATTACCGAGAAAAAACTACTCGAAGAACAGTTTCTCCGCACCCAGCGACTAGAAAGTATTGGTACTTTAGCAGGTGGTATTGCCCACGACATTAATAATATATTGACACCCATTTTAGGAGCCGCGCAAATACTCAAAGGTAAATTCGGCAAAAACCAAGAACTTCATCAACAAATGCTGACAATTATTGAAAATAATGCCAAACGTGGTGCGATTTTAGTCACTCAAGTGTTGTCCTTTGCGCGAGGATTTAAAGGAAAAAATACGATTGTACAAGTTAGGCATTTAATAGGGGAAATTATTCAAGTTGCTAGGCAGACATTTCCTAAATCAATCGAATTCATCACCCAAATACCGGAAGACCTTTGGGCTGTTTCTGGAGATGCTACCCAACTACATCAAGTGATAATGAACTTAGTAGTTAATGCCCATGACGCTATGCCAAATGGAGGGATTCTCAGCATTTCGGCACAAAATCGCTACATTGATGAAGCTTATTGTCGGATGCATCTTGAGGCCAAAGTCGGGAATTATATTGTCATTTCTGTCCAAGATACGGGAATTGGGATGTCTCCAAATATATTAGAGCGGATTTTTGAGCCATTTTTCACCACCAAGGAGATAGGTACTGGTACAGGATTGGGTTTATCAACGGTGCGGGGGATTATTAAAAGCCACGATGGGTTTATGACAGTTTCTAGCCAAGTTGGTCAAGGAAGCAAATTTAAGATGTTCTTGCCAGCTTTAGAAGCCCCTCAAATTGAGGTTTTAGATGAATTAGAAATGCCTCTAGGAGAAGGAGAGTTGATTTTAGTAGTGGATGATGAAGCTCAAATTCGAGACGTAACTACAGTCATTCTGGAAAACCATAATTACCAGACGATGACTGCAAGTAATGGAATTGAAGCGATCGCTCTTTATGTCCAACACAAGTCGCAAATTAGTGCAGTTTTGATGGATATGATGATGCCAGAAATGGATGGAATGACTGCTATTCGCACTTTGCAAAAAATCGACCCCAATGTACAAGTTATTGCTTCTAGCGGATTGAGTACAACAGATGTATTACCTCAAGTAGATGAAATGGAAGTAAAAGCAGTTTTATTAAAACCTTATACTGCCAGTGAATTATTGCAAAACTTAAACAACATATTCAAAACTGACAGCAGATTGTAGATGCAAATTTCTCATAGATGATTTAGGATTTCTATAGATGGGAATGGTGATAAAGACCTAGCTCTTTGGTAATATCAGCCGCTATTCTTTGTCTTAAATCATCAGGTAATAGAATTTCTACTTTTGGTCGCCAAGCTCGTAAACGCATAATTACATTATTATCTCCATGTCGATATTGAAGGCTGTAATAAGCATCTTTTGGGGAACGATTCGCAATTATTTTTAATAATTCTGCTTTTTGTTCTGGATTAACTACAGAATTTTGAATCAAGCTTTTTGCTTTTTGGTAGGTAATCAAGTTAAATGTTTTATGCCGAGATGTATCCTGAATGTAGCGTTCATGATAATCTCGGTCAAATCGTAACAACATCAGTCGAGATTCTAAATAAAAATCAAATCCTAATGCTTTATCCATTTGCAATTCTATTTCTTCTGGATTTGGTAAATTTCTTCTTTGATAACGCTGTTGTAAATTCTTGGGAATGGCTATATTTGTCCATGGGATTGGATTAATATTTACAATTCTATCCAATCTAAAGTTATACCAATCTGTTTTTCGATCAGGACTTTCTCCAAAAGCACACAAATAAACTGCACGTTGCACATAGTAAATGCAAACAGGATAAACCAAACATTCTACAGATTCTTTTAATCTGGCACTATTATAAATTAACTTAATCGGTGGAACTGGATTTTGTGACCAAATTTTTCTGAGTTCATCCTGCCAATTTTCAACTTCGTCTATAGCAGTTACAACATAGTCTAGTTTAAAAAAGAAACGTTGTACACCATCAATTTTTTGAGAAAGATTCTGAGCAATTTCTGCTAAATCTTCTTGATTGAGAAAATGTAGTTCATTAATATTATGTTTTGTGGTTATAGGACGAGAAGGTAAATATTGGACTCGATGATATTTTTGTTCTTGATTTTCTAGCCAACCTAATTCTTCTAAAATTTGTAAATCCGCTTGTAAGGAACGACGAGTTACACCAAATAATCGCTTTTGTAGGACTTCATCTAAATTAGAGATATCAACATGAGATAATAAAGAGTGCTTCCATGTTTCCTGATTCAATCCGGTTTTAGCATCAAATAACCAGTCAGAGGTAGTTTTGGCACAATGACAGTTAGGGTCATGGAATTGAGGAATTGCTTCTCCTTTGGGGTGTGTGGAACTAAAAAAAGCATTTTTCCAATCTGCCAAAGTAAAACCATCTTCTAAGAATAAAAGGTCTTGACCTTCTCCGTATAAAGAACGTAACCACACCCACAAACGAACTGCACGCAGTAGGTTTTGTTTGAGAGAACCGCGTGCTAACCATTGCAGCAGTTCTGGTTGGGGAACATCAGAAAAAATTTGCTCAGACACTTAATCTAGGACTTTGGGTATAAGTTCAGCATAGACCAATCTGGAATAGGCTGCTTCCAGTGCCATATATGATGTGATAGTTGCTTACTAGGTAAAGGCAGTGACTACTTACAACATTGAGTTAAAAGACGATATTTTGCGGGTGAGTTTTGGTGAACCTGCCCAAAATGACCAGATTGTTAAAGATGCTGCTATGCGGTTGGAGGAAATGTCACGGTCGGGGGAATTAATAGGAGGACAACTGCTGAAGATTAATGGACCCGTTTCTATACCTGTAGCTTTTGTGTTAGCTCATAAATTAGCCCATATTTACGGTGCAATTGGTTTTTTTGACCCAAAATTACGTAAATACGTGATTTGCATCACACATAATCCAGCCTATAAACTGGGAGACTTGATTGATTGAAGTTGTAATTAACGAAATTACAAGAGTCTTGTCTTATTTATCTCCTAATTCAGCGCCATTTAATGAGTATTTACCATATCAGTTTAGAGGGTGACATTTTAAAGGTAGGATTTGGCACTACCTTGACTACAGGTGATGAAATTGTCCGTGATG contains the following coding sequences:
- a CDS encoding PAS domain-containing protein, giving the protein MLIMQLKNELIDLPSLHKIIDHFPLKMSPDSYVADAIILMNQAQSHSYQPLNSSTLIPSSTLSQKVTSYVLVVEETQLLGIFTISDVLRLTALGKDLSKVKIAEVMTQPVITLKQSNFQDILTVLLLFKKYQIHHLPIVDDQEKLLGIVTESGLLQELDLVKMLGVIEDEICLRKQTESMLRGLTDDLEKRVAERTVELIVTNQNLQQEITERKQAEASRTESEERLNLALEAGKMGIWDWNITTNKYLWCINMGTLHGLPNNSLSPNIESFLDLVHPEDRKSFIKSVTDSIQQGSGFCAEYRAVWPDGSLHWLKCKGKVFYNETGQPQRMVGATIDISESKKTAQQIYEQAALLDIATDAIFVRDFQMDILFWNQGAERIYGWQIHEALGKNLKDIFHVTTSYEEEVIALKAVIKHGSWLGELSKVTKSGQEIIVESRWTLMFDTEGSPKSILIVDTDITEKKLLEEQFLRTQRLESIGTLAGGIAHDINNILTPILGAAQILKGKFGKNQELHQQMLTIIENNAKRGAILVTQVLSFARGFKGKNTIVQVRHLIGEIIQVARQTFPKSIEFITQIPEDLWAVSGDATQLHQVIMNLVVNAHDAMPNGGILSISAQNRYIDEAYCRMHLEAKVGNYIVISVQDTGIGMSPNILERIFEPFFTTKEIGTGTGLGLSTVRGIIKSHDGFMTVSSQVGQGSKFKMFLPALEAPQIEVLDELEMPLGEGELILVVDDEAQIRDVTTVILENHNYQTMTASNGIEAIALYVQHKSQISAVLMDMMMPEMDGMTAIRTLQKIDPNVQVIASSGLSTTDVLPQVDEMEVKAVLLKPYTASELLQNLNNIFKTDSRL
- a CDS encoding CRISPR-associated protein Csx3, whose amino-acid sequence is MTTYNIELKDDILRVSFGEPAQNDQIVKDAAMRLEEMSRSGELIGGQLLKINGPVSIPVAFVLAHKLAHIYGAIGFFDPKLRKYVICITHNPAYKLGDLID
- a CDS encoding TIGR03985 family CRISPR-associated protein gives rise to the protein MSEQIFSDVPQPELLQWLARGSLKQNLLRAVRLWVWLRSLYGEGQDLLFLEDGFTLADWKNAFFSSTHPKGEAIPQFHDPNCHCAKTTSDWLFDAKTGLNQETWKHSLLSHVDISNLDEVLQKRLFGVTRRSLQADLQILEELGWLENQEQKYHRVQYLPSRPITTKHNINELHFLNQEDLAEIAQNLSQKIDGVQRFFFKLDYVVTAIDEVENWQDELRKIWSQNPVPPIKLIYNSARLKESVECLVYPVCIYYVQRAVYLCAFGESPDRKTDWYNFRLDRIVNINPIPWTNIAIPKNLQQRYQRRNLPNPEEIELQMDKALGFDFYLESRLMLLRFDRDYHERYIQDTSRHKTFNLITYQKAKSLIQNSVVNPEQKAELLKIIANRSPKDAYYSLQYRHGDNNVIMRLRAWRPKVEILLPDDLRQRIAADITKELGLYHHSHL